One window of Acipenser ruthenus chromosome 17, fAciRut3.2 maternal haplotype, whole genome shotgun sequence genomic DNA carries:
- the amotl2a gene encoding angiomotin-like 2a isoform X2 produces MRTAEESSGTVLHRLIQEQLRYGNLTDTRTLLAIQQQALRGGGSGGGAGSPRSSLESLTQDECQLVHLSTRQEPQGQEHQGDHQHSESSQRCLYQHHGEELPTYEEAKAHSQYLASQGLQMGFPLTMEDTMSVHHDDGLKDLKHGHVRSLSERLMQLSLERNGAKPHSAMSSSHSYPQLSKNYAHQGSQLQQQQQPADHRGPPPEYPFLVKSPGPMLSHSQEQGHYYNKPPPSFHHHTHRYVQAQPPPHHQAARHSPLSTLTPAGVEAFLAAQAASSSSQVAQMEKLRRENERLRREAEGYSEKAARIHKLEIEIQRISEAYETLMKGSAKREGLEKAMRNKMEAEIRRLHDFNRDLRDRLETANKQLTAKEMEVSDQNQNSMAKLLTQSRTLQCEKERSEREESALRSSNEEQRCRLQVLEQALGCAQSKVARLEEELCRKRAYVEKVERLQHALSQLQTVCEKREQLEQRLRTRLEQELKALRSQQRQGSSQGLPPPSEQSTLQLMECLREKEERILALEADMTKWEQKYLEESTMRQFAMDAAATAAAQRDTTIINHSPRHSPNSSFNEDLVLASHRHQEMENRIRDLHTQILEKDAVIKVLQQRSRRDQGKGEQPVLRLAKSVPSIASTTAATPIWHSPGCTAVHRGAMDNSEQLAPFSAYRSLDMLEGDMVEFLI; encoded by the exons ATGAGAACCGCAGAGGAATCGTCCGGCACGGTCCTCCACCGGCTGATCCAGGAGCAGCTCCGATACGGCAACCTGACAGACACTCGCACCCTGCTGGCCATCCAGCAGCAGGCCCTGCGAGGGGGAGGTAGTGGAGGGGGCGCGGGCAGCCCTCGCTCCTCCCTGGAGAGCCTGACCCAAGATGAGTGTCAGCTGGTCCACCTCTCCACCAGACAGGAGCCCCAAGGACAGGAGCATCAGGGCGACCACCAGCACTCCGAGAGCTCCCAGCGGTGCCTCTACCAGCATCACGGAGAGGAGCTGCCCACCTACGAGGAAGCCAAGGCCCACTCCCAGTACCTGGCCTCCCAGGGGCTGCAGATGGGCTTCCCCTTAACCATGGAGGACACTATGAGTGTCCACCATGATGATGGCCTGAAGGACCTGAAGCATGGCCACGTGCGTTCTCTCAGTGAGCGCCTCATGCAGCTCTCTCTAGAGAGGAATGGAGCGAAACCCCACTCAGCCATGAGCTCCTCACACAGCTACCCTCAGCTCTCCAAAAACTACGCCCACCAGGGCTCCcagttgcagcagcagcagcagccagcagACCATCGAGGCCCCCCACCAGAGTACCCTTTCCTGGTCAAGTCTCCCGGGCCCATGCTGAGCCACTCCCAGGAGCAGGGACACTACTACAACAAGCCCCCTCCCTCCTTCCACCATCACACCCACAG GTATGTGCAAGCCCAGCCCCCACCACACCACCAGGCTGCCAGGCACAGCCCTCTCTCTACACTGACCCCTGCTGGAGTGGAGGCCTTCCTAGCTGCCCAGGCAGCCTCATCCAGCAGCCAGGTGGCCCAGATGGAGAAGCTAAGGAGGGAGAACGAGAGGCTGAGGAGGGAGGCGGAGGGGTACAGCGAGAAGGCAGCCCGCATCCACAAG TTGGAAATTGAGATCCAGCGCATATCTGAAGCCTACGAGACATTGATGAAGGGCTCTGCAAAACGGGAGGGTCTGGAGAAAGCCATGAGGAACAAGATGGAGGCAGAGATCCGGAGGCTACACGATTTTAACCGGGATTTGAGAG aTCGTCTAGAAACTGCCAACAAACAGCTGACAGCGAAGGAGATGGAAGTTTCAGATCAAAACCAGAACAGCATGGCCAAGCTCCTAACACAAA GCCGCACGCTGCAGTGTGAGAAGGAGCGGTCTGAGCGGGAGGAGTCAGCCCTGCGCAGCTCAAACGAGGAGCAGCGCTGCAGGCTGCAGGTGCTGGAGCAGGCGCTGGGTTGCGCTCAGAGCAAGGTGGCCCGGCTGGAGGAGGAGTTGTGCAGGAAGAGAGCATACGTGGAGAAGGTGGAGCGGCTGCAGCACGCCCTGTCCCAGCTGCAGACAGTCTGCGAGAAGAGGGAGCAGCTGGAGCAGAGACTGCGCACCCGGCTGGAGCAAGAGCTGAAGGCACTGCGCTCACAGCAG cgTCAGGGCAGTAGCCAGGGCCTGCCCCCCCCCTCGGAGCAGAGCACCCTCCAGCTGATGGAGTGTCTGCGTGAGAAGGAGGAGCGCATCCTGGCTCTGGAGGCCGACATGACCAAGTGGGAGCAGAAATACCTGGAGGAGAGCACCATGAGGCAGTTTGCAATGGATGCGGCTGCCACTGCTGCAGCACAGAG AGACACTACCATCATCAACCACTCCCCCCGACACTCTCCCAACAGCAGCTTCAATGAGGACCTGGTCTTGGCCAGCCACCGCCACCAAGAGATGGAGAATAG AATTCGTGACCTGCACACTCAGATCCTGGAGAAGGACGCAGTGATCAAGGTGCTGCAGCAGCGGTCCCGTCGAGACCAGGGCAAGGGGGAGCAGCCTGTCCTGCGGCTGGCCAAATCTGTCCCCTCCATCGCCAGCACCACCGCGGCCACACCGATCTGGCACAGCCCCGGCTGCACCGCTGTGCACCGAGGAGCCATGG ATAACTCGGAGCAACTGGCGCCCTTCAGTGCCTATAGGAGCCTGGACATGCTGGAGGGAGACATGGTTGAATTTCTTATCTGA
- the amotl2a gene encoding angiomotin-like 2a isoform X1 has protein sequence MRTAEESSGTVLHRLIQEQLRYGNLTDTRTLLAIQQQALRGGGSGGGAGSPRSSLESLTQDECQLVHLSTRQEPQGQEHQGDHQHSESSQRCLYQHHGEELPTYEEAKAHSQYLASQGLQMGFPLTMEDTMSVHHDDGLKDLKHGHVRSLSERLMQLSLERNGAKPHSAMSSSHSYPQLSKNYAHQGSQLQQQQQPADHRGPPPEYPFLVKSPGPMLSHSQEQGHYYNKPPPSFHHHTHRYVQAQPPPHHQAARHSPLSTLTPAGVEAFLAAQAASSSSQVAQMEKLRRENERLRREAEGYSEKAARIHKLEIEIQRISEAYETLMKGSAKREGLEKAMRNKMEAEIRRLHDFNRDLRDRLETANKQLTAKEMEVSDQNQNSMAKLLTQSRTLQCEKERSEREESALRSSNEEQRCRLQVLEQALGCAQSKVARLEEELCRKRAYVEKVERLQHALSQLQTVCEKREQLEQRLRTRLEQELKALRSQQRQGSSQGLPPPSEQSTLQLMECLREKEERILALEADMTKWEQKYLEESTMRQFAMDAAATAAAQRDTTIINHSPRHSPNSSFNEDLVLASHRHQEMENRIRDLHTQILEKDAVIKVLQQRSRRDQGKGEQPVLRLAKSVPSIASTTAATPIWHSPGCTAVHRGAMVKSLSDDQTASSSSTSVPLTTRSKHGSQDGSTQTETTSPEPSPSNEPTATASEEPQAAPATFDNSEQLAPFSAYRSLDMLEGDMVEFLI, from the exons ATGAGAACCGCAGAGGAATCGTCCGGCACGGTCCTCCACCGGCTGATCCAGGAGCAGCTCCGATACGGCAACCTGACAGACACTCGCACCCTGCTGGCCATCCAGCAGCAGGCCCTGCGAGGGGGAGGTAGTGGAGGGGGCGCGGGCAGCCCTCGCTCCTCCCTGGAGAGCCTGACCCAAGATGAGTGTCAGCTGGTCCACCTCTCCACCAGACAGGAGCCCCAAGGACAGGAGCATCAGGGCGACCACCAGCACTCCGAGAGCTCCCAGCGGTGCCTCTACCAGCATCACGGAGAGGAGCTGCCCACCTACGAGGAAGCCAAGGCCCACTCCCAGTACCTGGCCTCCCAGGGGCTGCAGATGGGCTTCCCCTTAACCATGGAGGACACTATGAGTGTCCACCATGATGATGGCCTGAAGGACCTGAAGCATGGCCACGTGCGTTCTCTCAGTGAGCGCCTCATGCAGCTCTCTCTAGAGAGGAATGGAGCGAAACCCCACTCAGCCATGAGCTCCTCACACAGCTACCCTCAGCTCTCCAAAAACTACGCCCACCAGGGCTCCcagttgcagcagcagcagcagccagcagACCATCGAGGCCCCCCACCAGAGTACCCTTTCCTGGTCAAGTCTCCCGGGCCCATGCTGAGCCACTCCCAGGAGCAGGGACACTACTACAACAAGCCCCCTCCCTCCTTCCACCATCACACCCACAG GTATGTGCAAGCCCAGCCCCCACCACACCACCAGGCTGCCAGGCACAGCCCTCTCTCTACACTGACCCCTGCTGGAGTGGAGGCCTTCCTAGCTGCCCAGGCAGCCTCATCCAGCAGCCAGGTGGCCCAGATGGAGAAGCTAAGGAGGGAGAACGAGAGGCTGAGGAGGGAGGCGGAGGGGTACAGCGAGAAGGCAGCCCGCATCCACAAG TTGGAAATTGAGATCCAGCGCATATCTGAAGCCTACGAGACATTGATGAAGGGCTCTGCAAAACGGGAGGGTCTGGAGAAAGCCATGAGGAACAAGATGGAGGCAGAGATCCGGAGGCTACACGATTTTAACCGGGATTTGAGAG aTCGTCTAGAAACTGCCAACAAACAGCTGACAGCGAAGGAGATGGAAGTTTCAGATCAAAACCAGAACAGCATGGCCAAGCTCCTAACACAAA GCCGCACGCTGCAGTGTGAGAAGGAGCGGTCTGAGCGGGAGGAGTCAGCCCTGCGCAGCTCAAACGAGGAGCAGCGCTGCAGGCTGCAGGTGCTGGAGCAGGCGCTGGGTTGCGCTCAGAGCAAGGTGGCCCGGCTGGAGGAGGAGTTGTGCAGGAAGAGAGCATACGTGGAGAAGGTGGAGCGGCTGCAGCACGCCCTGTCCCAGCTGCAGACAGTCTGCGAGAAGAGGGAGCAGCTGGAGCAGAGACTGCGCACCCGGCTGGAGCAAGAGCTGAAGGCACTGCGCTCACAGCAG cgTCAGGGCAGTAGCCAGGGCCTGCCCCCCCCCTCGGAGCAGAGCACCCTCCAGCTGATGGAGTGTCTGCGTGAGAAGGAGGAGCGCATCCTGGCTCTGGAGGCCGACATGACCAAGTGGGAGCAGAAATACCTGGAGGAGAGCACCATGAGGCAGTTTGCAATGGATGCGGCTGCCACTGCTGCAGCACAGAG AGACACTACCATCATCAACCACTCCCCCCGACACTCTCCCAACAGCAGCTTCAATGAGGACCTGGTCTTGGCCAGCCACCGCCACCAAGAGATGGAGAATAG AATTCGTGACCTGCACACTCAGATCCTGGAGAAGGACGCAGTGATCAAGGTGCTGCAGCAGCGGTCCCGTCGAGACCAGGGCAAGGGGGAGCAGCCTGTCCTGCGGCTGGCCAAATCTGTCCCCTCCATCGCCAGCACCACCGCGGCCACACCGATCTGGCACAGCCCCGGCTGCACCGCTGTGCACCGAGGAGCCATGG TTAAGAGCCTGTCGGACGACCAGACAGCAAGCTCCTCCTCCACCTCTGTGCCCCTGACCACTCGCTCCAAACACGGCAGTCAGGATGGGAGCACCCAAACTGAGACAACCTCGCCAGAGCCCTCCCCCAGCAATGAGCCCACTGCCACTGCCAGTGAGGAGCCCCAAGCAGCACCCGCCACTTTCG ATAACTCGGAGCAACTGGCGCCCTTCAGTGCCTATAGGAGCCTGGACATGCTGGAGGGAGACATGGTTGAATTTCTTATCTGA